One window of Pseudomonas sp. ML2-2023-3 genomic DNA carries:
- a CDS encoding ABC transporter ATP-binding protein: MATLELRNVNKSYGKGLPDTLKNIELKIDDGEFLILVGPSGCGKSTLMNCIAGLETISGGAILVDDADISGMSPKDRDIAMVFQSYALYPTMNVRDNIAFGLKIRKMSAAAIDEEVARVSKLLQIEHLLTRKPGQLSGGQQQRVAMGRALARRPKIYLFDEPLSNLDAKLRVEMRTEMKLMHQRLKTTTVYVTHDQIEAMTLGDKVAVMKDGIIQQFGTPKQIYNDPANLFVASFIGSPPMNFIPLRLQRREGRLLALLDSGQARCELPLSMQDAGLEDRDVIVGIRAEQIVLAPAEPNGLPVIRAEAQVIEPTGPDTLVFVNLNGSKVCCRMAPDDAPQVGQSLNLQFDPAKVLLFDANTGERLGAMGSPQTLGRADNVAQFKGR, encoded by the coding sequence ATGGCGACTCTCGAATTACGCAACGTGAATAAATCCTACGGCAAGGGTTTGCCCGACACGCTGAAAAACATCGAACTGAAAATCGATGACGGCGAGTTCCTGATTCTGGTGGGGCCTTCGGGCTGCGGTAAATCGACCCTGATGAACTGCATCGCCGGTCTTGAAACCATCAGCGGCGGGGCGATCCTGGTGGACGATGCCGACATCAGCGGCATGAGCCCCAAAGACCGTGATATCGCCATGGTGTTCCAGTCCTACGCGCTGTACCCGACCATGAATGTGCGGGACAACATTGCCTTCGGTCTCAAGATCCGCAAGATGAGCGCGGCGGCGATCGATGAAGAGGTGGCGCGGGTTTCCAAGCTGCTGCAAATCGAACACCTGCTGACCCGCAAGCCCGGCCAACTGTCGGGTGGTCAGCAACAGCGCGTGGCCATGGGCCGGGCGCTGGCACGGCGGCCCAAGATCTACCTGTTTGACGAGCCGCTGTCCAACCTCGATGCCAAGCTGCGGGTCGAGATGCGCACCGAAATGAAACTGATGCACCAGCGCCTGAAAACCACCACTGTCTACGTCACCCATGACCAGATTGAAGCCATGACCCTGGGCGACAAAGTGGCCGTGATGAAGGACGGGATCATTCAGCAGTTCGGTACGCCCAAGCAGATCTATAACGATCCGGCCAACCTGTTTGTGGCGAGCTTTATTGGCTCGCCACCGATGAACTTCATTCCCCTGCGCCTGCAACGCCGCGAGGGCCGCTTGCTGGCCTTGCTCGACAGCGGCCAGGCACGCTGCGAACTGCCGTTGAGCATGCAGGACGCGGGGCTTGAGGACCGTGATGTGATTGTGGGCATACGCGCCGAGCAGATTGTACTGGCGCCCGCAGAGCCCAACGGCTTGCCCGTCATTCGCGCCGAAGCCCAAGTCATCGAGCCTACCGGCCCGGACACCCTGGTTTTTGTAAACCTGAACGGGAGCAAGGTCTGCTGCCGAATGGCCCCTGATGATGCGCCTCAGGTGGGTCAGAGCCTCAATTTGCAGTTCGATCCAGCCAAAGTGCTACTGTTTGATGCGAATACGGGCGAGCGTCTGGGGGCGATGGGTTCGCCTCAGACGCTCGGCCGGGCTGATAACGTGGCGCAATTCAAGGGTCGTTAA